TAGCGTTGGTTATTCATGTAGCGAATTTCATAAGTCGCAATCCAGAACGTGTTAGAAGTTTTTTTAACGGAGTGCTTCCGAACATTCTAATTGTAGCCGCTGCTTTCGGTCTCGTAGTGAGTCAACCAGATTTCGGTTCGGCGTTCTTGCTCGTGGTAGCCGTCGGTATCGTATTATTTATCGGTGGGATGCGTATCTGGCACGTCCTGACGCTTGCCGGTGTCGGTGGCGGTCTTCTCAGTTTCCTCGTGATTCGGGATCCGTATAGGTTGAAACGAATCATGGACTACTTTGCGATGTTAAAATCACCAGATGCTACAAATTATCATCTAACGCGTTCGTTAGATGCCCTTGAAGGTGGTGGACTCCTTGGGATGGGTATTGATAGTAGCCTCCAGAAAATCTCACGACTCCCCTATCCTCATACAGATTTTATCTTTGCTGTGTTGGGAGAGGAATTCGGGTTTGTGGGCGCTACAGCGGTCGCGCTTATTTTTATGTTGTTTGTATGGCGAGGACTCCACATCGCCCGGCATGCGAATAATTTGTTTGGATCCTTGCTCGCTACCGGTATTACGACGATGATCGGTTTACAAGCGTTTATCAATATTGGGGTTGTGACAGGTTTGCTACCAACGAAAGGTATTACGTTGCCGTTTATCAGTTACGGTGGTTCGTCAATTGTCCTCAGCCTGGTGAGCGTTGGTATTCTGCTTAATATTTCGAGAGGTAGCAATCGCGGGACAGACTAATATGAGATTAACCGATTTTGTGAAGATGGGCTTCTCAATGGGACCTTTTGGTGGGCTTAATCATGGCTATTTCTAAGCGTTACGATACAACTTTAACAGCGACCGACAGGCCGGACGTAACGTCACTTCAACAGGTAGAGACACACAAAAGAGTGGTTGTCGCAGGTGGAGGGACAGGGGGTCATATCTATCCGGCGATTGGCATCGCGCAGGCGTTACAGCGCATGGATACCACAATAGATATTGTGTTCATCGGTGGCGTAGACAGATTGGAATCCACACTGGTGCCTCAGCACGGTTTTCGCTTTCTCCCCATCTCAGTCGCAGGTTTTCCACGTCGCTTAACTTTACACTGGTTTCCAGTTATCTGGAAGGTTTTGCGTGGCCTTACCCAATCATTGCGGTATATGAAGGAACTGAAACCGGATGTTGTCATAGGAACAGGCGGATATGTTTCGGGACCAGTGCTTTTAGCGGCTCTTCTTCGGAGGATCCCAATAGCTATTCAAGAACAGAATGCTTCTGCTGGCTTAACGAACGGTGTCTTGGCACGATGGGCAAAGGCGGTCTATCTTGCCATGGAGTCAACTCGCGAGGGGCATACGTTTCGACATACTCAGCATGTAGAGGTGACCGGAAACCCGATTCGTCCAGCAATTACTGCCTTTCCGAAACGTGAGGAAACTTATCGGAAATTCGGGTTGTTGCCAGATCGGAAAACAATTTTTGTGATGGGTGGAAGTCAGGGCGCTCGTGCTATTAATGAAGCCGTTGTCGCTGCACTGCCACACCTGGTCGGATTTGCCGAGCAGATCCAGATTGTCCACCAAACTGGCGCGGTTGAGGTGGAGGCGGTCCAAACCGAGTATAAAAAGGTTCTTGCATCACACAAGGAATTCTTACACTGTGTGCGCCCTTTCTTCGATGCTGTTGAGGAAGTCTACAGCATCACAGACATTATGGTGTGCAGAGCAGGAGGGATGACTGTTGCCGAAGTTACTGCCTGTGGCATTCCGGCAATTTTCATACCTTTACCCTCACAGACAGGAAATGATCAGGTACTGAACGCACAGCGGGTCGCTGAAAAAGGTGCTGCCGTTGTGCTGGAACAGGGTAAATTCACAGTAGAAATGCTTGTTGAGGCTCTCACCAATATACTACTGGATCAGAACACACACGAACAAATGGTGACCGCCAGTCGAGTACTCGGCAAGCCACACGCCAGTGATGACATTGCTAAATCTATTCTTTCCTACATGGACTAATGCCGTATTGTAGGGTGCTATGTCTATAGATCGGAAAAACGGAGCAGAAACCTAACTTCACTATAAATCGTTTATTATACTAACGTATTACATTCACCAAGAATCCGAAAAATCGGAGCAGAAACCTAATATTTAAAAACATGTTTGGAAAAACACGACATATTCATATTATCGGTATTGGGGGGGCAGGTTTAAGTGGTATCACTGAAATTTTGCTGGATCTTGGGTTCCATGTGACAGGTTCCGATATTCGAGAGTCATATACGACAGAGCATTTGCGCGAGCGTGGGGCTACTATCCATTACAAACATGCTGCATCACACATTCAGGGTGCCGATGTTATCGTTATTTCGCCTGCGATTCCGGCTGACAACCCGGAACTTCTTGCTGCGGAAGCAGAAAAAATTCCGATCGTGAGAGGGGCGGAAATGCTCAATGAGATCACCCGAATGCGTTACAGCGTTGCTGTCAGCGGCACACACGGAAAAACAACCACAACCGCTATGACTGCTACAGTGCTTAGCAGTCTCGATCCGACAGTTGTTGTAGGCGGAAAACTCAT
The window above is part of the Candidatus Poribacteria bacterium genome. Proteins encoded here:
- the murG gene encoding undecaprenyldiphospho-muramoylpentapeptide beta-N-acetylglucosaminyltransferase, which produces MAISKRYDTTLTATDRPDVTSLQQVETHKRVVVAGGGTGGHIYPAIGIAQALQRMDTTIDIVFIGGVDRLESTLVPQHGFRFLPISVAGFPRRLTLHWFPVIWKVLRGLTQSLRYMKELKPDVVIGTGGYVSGPVLLAALLRRIPIAIQEQNASAGLTNGVLARWAKAVYLAMESTREGHTFRHTQHVEVTGNPIRPAITAFPKREETYRKFGLLPDRKTIFVMGGSQGARAINEAVVAALPHLVGFAEQIQIVHQTGAVEVEAVQTEYKKVLASHKEFLHCVRPFFDAVEEVYSITDIMVCRAGGMTVAEVTACGIPAIFIPLPSQTGNDQVLNAQRVAEKGAAVVLEQGKFTVEMLVEALTNILLDQNTHEQMVTASRVLGKPHASDDIAKSILSYMD
- the ftsW gene encoding putative lipid II flippase FtsW — encoded protein: MLRNYQNSPRSKRSFKSKQKARPWWTNTRTYFAGTDSQEQVKEPLPGQNSGRMDRVLIAITFCLIAIGILMVYSSSHLLSSRHYDGYSYRYLQIHIIACTIGLAGMFMIAYVPYRFYGKYANLLLILSFVGLLLVFVPSLSVSVQGAEGGRFKRWINIGLPINFQPVEFAKIALVIHVANFISRNPERVRSFFNGVLPNILIVAAAFGLVVSQPDFGSAFLLVVAVGIVLFIGGMRIWHVLTLAGVGGGLLSFLVIRDPYRLKRIMDYFAMLKSPDATNYHLTRSLDALEGGGLLGMGIDSSLQKISRLPYPHTDFIFAVLGEEFGFVGATAVALIFMLFVWRGLHIARHANNLFGSLLATGITTMIGLQAFINIGVVTGLLPTKGITLPFISYGGSSIVLSLVSVGILLNISRGSNRGTD